The Chthoniobacterales bacterium sequence CGAAAATCCGTTTTGTAGGCTCCCACACACACCAACTCGGCTTCCGGCAACTGGCGTTTTACAATCTCCCACGCGCGGAAGAGATACTGGTGCCCCTTGCGCAGGCAGATCGTGCCGACCGTCACAAAGAGCGGCTTCTCCGGGACTTGTGATCGTTTCTTGAAAATGCTCGTGTCCACACCCATGGGATTGACGAGAACCTTGTCCCCGGAGATCCCGTTGAGAAGCATCGATTCCTTGCAAAAATCCGATTGCACCAGAATCAAGTCCGCGCGCTCCAATTCCCGCGTCATCCGGGCAAACATCCAGGCCGGGATCGGCACACGCTCGCCGGGGCACCAGAGATCGCACTCTCTCTGCCAGAAACCATATTGCGTCACGGGATGACTGTTCGGGCAATCGACCACTTTTAGCATGCCATGTTTGTCCGCCATGTCGAAAGGCTCGGACGCATACCCCATGATCGACTGGACCACATTGGCCCGCGGCACCTTTTGCGCGAGAACCCAGTGTTTCCAAATAGGGAAAAATGCATAGAAGGCGTGTTCGATCCATATCTGCGGAGCCAGATGGTAGAAGGGCTTCATGGCTAGGTGAAAGGGCCAGCAGCGGCGAAAAAACTCCGGAGCGATCCCAGTTCGATTCTTATCGGACATCCAAAACGCAGCCAGAGCTTGGCGGTTTTGAAACGCTTTTGCGGTATTAGGCAGGTGCCATCCCTGACAGAGCCAGACTGATGGCGAAGCGGTTGACAGCATGCTCATTTACTTAGGTAGCCCGGATGGTTGTTTTGCTCGCCGCGGGAACCAAAAAATTGGCCTAGAATATGAGCACTGTAGCGGAGCCAGTTTCCATGGTCGATCTCGCCGCGCAGCCTGGGCAGGGTCTGGTTCTTGAGCGCGCCTCCAAGTTGATAAAGGCCCATTGGGCGATGGCTGGCGGAGCGGGGAGCGGCCTTGGCATCACCATAACCCTTGCGATACATGTAACGGAGAGAGGCTTGATTTTGATTGAGAGTGCAGGCTTCCGGTAGGAAGGCAAAATCATATCCGTGGTCGAGTGCGGTTAGAAGCCAGATCTTGTCCTCAGCAGTGCGAATATTTTCATCAAAACGGAGTGTCTCCCAAACCGCTTTTCGATAGAAAGCGTTGCCGTTCCCGCAGAGATGGATGATTTTTTGGAAGTTATCCTTGCTGTGGAAGCTGATCTTATTTTCTGCCTCAGACAGACCGCTCTTACCGGTGATGGTGGAAGGGCCGTAAATGACAGCCACATTCCCCGGCAAATGCGTTATTTCTGCCCGGTAAAGCTCTAGAAAATTCGGGTTTTGTGGAGTGGCGTGGGAACTGAGCACGAGCACCCAAGGATTTTTTGCCGCCTGGAAACCGAGGTTGAGGGATTTGCTGTAGTTGAAGGGGCTTGGGGCAGGGACGATTCTCGCGCCCGAGCCTTGGGCAATCTGCAAAGTGGCATCCGTGGAACCCGAATCAACGACAATGATTTCATCTCCAGGTGACAGAGCAAGCCGGGCCATGACCTTCGGAAGGGTCTTAGCAGAGTTGAAGGTGCGGATGAGGACTGAAATCAAATACGAGCACATAATCTACAGTTCCGGCTGCTTTCATTCGCATTCACATGGCCGGGGGTGAGTCATTTGGCATGATGTGATTTTACGCCGCGAATCCGATTTAGCAGAGGAAGAGAGAAGTTGTGATACACCAAAACGGAGAAACCAAAGGTCAAGGCCAGCGGAGTCACAGTTTTTAGGATATATACGGTAAATGAACCATGCGTCTGGCCAATTGTTTCCTGGAAAAGATGAACCACGGGCTGATGAAATAGATACCATTCATAGCTTACAATACCCACGAAACGAAGTGCGGGATGAGAGAGGATGCGAGTGGCAAGGCAGGTTGGGTCAAATACGAGAAAGAGCAAAAGGAATGCAGAGAATCCAGACATTAGGTGGAGTGTTTCAACACTCCACCGGGTTGGATGGGCGGGAATGTTGTAAGCATTAGTCCATAAGGCATACATACATAGATTCGTAATCACGAGAATCGCACCTGCATAGCCAAGTATGCTCAATGAGCGAAGCTCGTCTCGCAACGGAAAGACAGACATAAAGATGAACGAGAAGAGGATGCCCCAG is a genomic window containing:
- a CDS encoding glycosyltransferase family 2 protein, whose amino-acid sequence is MISVLIRTFNSAKTLPKVMARLALSPGDEIIVVDSGSTDATLQIAQGSGARIVPAPSPFNYSKSLNLGFQAAKNPWVLVLSSHATPQNPNFLELYRAEITHLPGNVAVIYGPSTITGKSGLSEAENKISFHSKDNFQKIIHLCGNGNAFYRKAVWETLRFDENIRTAEDKIWLLTALDHGYDFAFLPEACTLNQNQASLRYMYRKGYGDAKAAPRSASHRPMGLYQLGGALKNQTLPRLRGEIDHGNWLRYSAHILGQFFGSRGEQNNHPGYLSK
- a CDS encoding glycosyltransferase family 4 protein, whose translation is MKPFYHLAPQIWIEHAFYAFFPIWKHWVLAQKVPRANVVQSIMGYASEPFDMADKHGMLKVVDCPNSHPVTQYGFWQRECDLWCPGERVPIPAWMFARMTRELERADLILVQSDFCKESMLLNGISGDKVLVNPMGVDTSIFKKRSQVPEKPLFVTVGTICLRKGHQYLFRAWEIVKRQLPEAELVCVGAYKTDFRLEKPRWHGTFTHIEHLSHPEIAELFQRSTAFVFPSQEEGIARAQIEALASGLPLIGTHAGGASTLVQNGIEGFIVNGRNPEEIANAMLKIWRDRELNQRMSDAAHARGALQNTWQDYGDRLLAVYSTLI